One Candidatus Gastranaerophilales bacterium genomic window, TAATACCGCACCGTTTTTAAGCGAGGGCGAGATAAAGGGCAGTGTAATTGTAAACGGCAAAGCCGAAACTCCGTTGATTGAGGGCGAAGTAGAAGCCAAAGATGCAATTATACCTTCTTTAAACACCAATATTAAATCGGCAAAGGTTCAATTTTTAAAAGATTCTATTGAAATAGACAGCCCCGAAATAAGCATTGCAACCTCCAAAGCCGCTGTTAAAGCAACTTTGAATAACAAACTGGATATGCCTCTTGTAGTTAAAAATGCTGAAATTATAAGCGAGAGCATTAACTACGATGAGATAAAAAACACATTCGAGTCCATAAATATCGGCAACACAGAAGATGAAAACATCGTAGGAACAAGTTTACCACCTATTATCGTTGAGAAAGGCACCATTAAAGCTAAAGAATTTATTTACAGCGGTCTTTTGGCGACCGATGCCAGCGCTGATTTTAAAGTTACACCTGACTGGTTCTGTATAATCAGTAACCTTGATACTGCGGTTACCGAAGGAAAATTAACAGGTGATTTAATTTATAATATTTATACCTCCGACCTGAGAGGGAATATAAAAGCAGAAAATATTCTCGCCAACGCATTTGCAACAACTTTCTTTAATCTGCCCAACGAAATTTACGGTGATTTGAGCGGAACATTTAATTTTTCGACAAGGGGAACAGACCACGAACAGATAACTAAAAACATCAACGGCGTTGCTTCTTTTAACCTTGCAAGCGGCAGGATGATAAGACTTGGTTCAATAGAATACATGCTTCGGCTTGCCAATATATTTAAAGGCGGTATTTTCAGATTTAATTTGAATGCCCTGCTGAACATTTTTGCACCTAAAACAGGTTATTTCGATACTATTAAAGGTGATTTGCAAATTGAAGACGGCGTTATTATAAGTGATAACATTTTATCGGACAGTCCTGATTTAAAATTGTTTATGGCCGGTTCATATAATATGAATAATTCCATAGTTAACGCCACTATAATCGGACAAATGCCAAAAGATGCCAATCAGGGAAAAATTGCGCTGGGTTCTATCGGCAAAATTTCAATTAATTCGCTTACTTCAAAGCTGGTAAAAGCTTTTGAATCAGAAGAAAGTCAGGATGTAAGTTTTAATCCGTTTACTTATTTAAGAAGTATTCCCGGCTTAAATATTGATAAAAGCGATTACAGATTTTTTGTAGTAACTCTAAACGGTAACCTTTATACCGATAAATATGTCAAAGACTTCAAATGGATTAAAGCAAACTAGGTAGGGGGGCGCTTTTTATGCTGTCTTTGCTAACCCTGAAATAAATTCAGGATAAACTCCGTGAAGCAATCCGCTCGTCAATCAGGCAATGCCTGACCTGCCTCCTGACTCTCAAGCTCTTCGCCTTTTCAGGCTTCTTCCTCTTCATCATCCTGTTCATGGGATGAGCATTCTAAATATACTTTTGGAACATCTTTTGACGGAATAAATCCAAACTCCTCAAACTTTTTGATTTGTCCTACAAGATTACCTCTACCCGCAGAGAGAACCCCAAAAGCGCTTTCAAGTTTCTTTTGAGTTGTATGCAGGCTCGAGCCGACTTCATTTAATTTGTTTATAAGTGTACAAAATTTATCATAAACCTTATTCATCAAGCCGCCTACATCTTTCATCTTTTCGTTGAGATTTTGCTGCGTCCAGGTGTGTTTAATTATTCTAAGCGTACTTAACAGTGAAGAAGGACCTACTATAATAATATTTTTTTCCATAGCTTCTTTTACTATGCCCAAATCCGTGTAAATCAAATGCAAAGAAGCTTCAACAGGCATGAACATAAGCACAAAATCAGGCGAATTAATGGTGTTTAAATGCTGATAGCCTTTTTGTGATAAATCTGTAATCTGACATTTTACATCATTTTTAAATTCTTTTAACCTGCGTTGTTTTTCTTCCGTATCATCCTCGTCTATGTAGTCAAAATAGCTCTTAAACGCAAACTTCGAGTCTATAACAATATGCCTGTTATCAGGCAGATAAACCACCACATCCGTACGCAAAAGCGACATATCTTCATCCCTGTGGCTTTCCTGCACCGAATATTGGACATCTTTTAACAGTCCCGAGCTTTGAAGCATTTGCTCAAGCAGTCCTTCCGCGTAAGCGCCTTTTGTATTTTGGTTCGTCCTGAGAGCATTAATAAGCGAAAAAGTAAGTTTTTCTATTTCAAGATTTTTTTGTTCAAGCCCTGAAATTTGCTCTTTCAGCATGGATGAATTTTTTTCTTCGGCAAGATTAAACGCTTCCACCTTTTGTTGAAATTCACTCAAGCGTGTTTTCATCGGTTCTAAAAGTTCTTTTAAACTCTCATTGCTTGAAGTTTGGAGCCTTGCCTGATTGTCCAAAAGTGCCTGATTAGCTATATTTTTAAACTCGGCTTTTAAAAGTTCCTTCAATTCATCAGTCGTGCTTGTATTCTGATTTAAAAGACTGTTTTCAGCTTCCAGTTTTGCATTCTGCTCTGTTAAAGTTTTATGCTTTGAACTAAGGAGTACAAAAGTTCCTGCCGCTCCGATTGCAAATCCTGCCAATGCCGCCAAAAGCAATTCCATCATTTAACCTCTTATATATTTGATAACATCTTGAACAGCCTGTTCGGGAGTGATTTTAATCACTTCTCCGGTTTCTCTGATTTTGTATTCAACAAGCCCTTCAGCTACTGTTTTTCCTGCCGTAATTCTTACCGGGAAGCCTATTAAGTCCGCATCTTTAAACTTAACGCCCGCTCTTTCATCCCTGTCATCAAACAGAACTTCAATTCCCTGAGCCGACAGTTCTTCATACATTTTTTCAGATACTGCCATTTGAGCTTCGTCCATTGTGTTGACGGGAACTATTACAACGTGGAACGGCGCTATTTCCTTTGGCCATTTGATACCAAAATCATCGTGGAA contains:
- a CDS encoding DNA recombination protein RmuC, encoding MMELLLAALAGFAIGAAGTFVLLSSKHKTLTEQNAKLEAENSLLNQNTSTTDELKELLKAEFKNIANQALLDNQARLQTSSNESLKELLEPMKTRLSEFQQKVEAFNLAEEKNSSMLKEQISGLEQKNLEIEKLTFSLINALRTNQNTKGAYAEGLLEQMLQSSGLLKDVQYSVQESHRDEDMSLLRTDVVVYLPDNRHIVIDSKFAFKSYFDYIDEDDTEEKQRRLKEFKNDVKCQITDLSQKGYQHLNTINSPDFVLMFMPVEASLHLIYTDLGIVKEAMEKNIIIVGPSSLLSTLRIIKHTWTQQNLNEKMKDVGGLMNKVYDKFCTLINKLNEVGSSLHTTQKKLESAFGVLSAGRGNLVGQIKKFEEFGFIPSKDVPKVYLECSSHEQDDEEEEA